ttggtgtgtgtgtgtgtgtgtgtgtgtgtgtgtgtgtgtgtgtgtgtgtgtatgcgcataagtgtgtgtgtgtgtgtgtgcgtgtgtgtttcttacCGAAGTTGACCTCAGTGGCCTGGTACATCATGGGCACTTTGGTGTGTGTGCCATCAGGCAGACTGAaggacagagtgtgtgtatcaCTGGACAGGAACTGTTTCTGCCACACACCCCGGAATGCCAATGCCGTCACCAGGGCGACAGGGCCCGCCTCACCTGCCGAACCCTCCAACCAACGCAGCGCGTCagcgcctgcacacacacacacacacacacacacacacacacacatgaatacatacacacacacacacacacacacacacacacacacacacacatgaatacacacacacacacacacagacacacatgaatacacacacacacacacacacacacacacacacaaacatgaatacacacacacacacatgaatacacacacacacacacacacacacacacacacacacaaatataggcatataacacacacacacacacatacacacacacacacacactagggctttgacttttgcccaaaaatcatattcgaagttcgtttgtttattaatattaaaattcgaatatattcaaatatgtgttaataatattttaaccattaaatgtcttcagtaagaccgatattggtatcaaacttaagttctatatgttctgtccaccagagggcagtgtatcagtcaatgtcaatagactacgtgcactaaaggctgagtatttatgcgtgtgttaaaattgttattattgagcacagggctgggcgataaaacgatagcgatatgtatcgcaatagacatgtaatcgatatcaataaaaatacgttcgatagaacaatagaacattcataattaaaagcaacacacacctcctgccttacgttgtccataaataaataggctatatatattgcattgtagtatgtcaaactctaccagagtaggcgatagaagtaggcctacctcaacacagactcgccttgccccgtgcactctctctctctctttctctccctctcaacaggcgcatccttcctcagcatgcacatgtaatccaaacattaatcgtgcaagatgactggctaaattgctattaaatccagttagcatcattagcacgctgcacgaatttgttcaaaactgttgcattcaaattgactgctaagttttaatcatctcaatcccgatgcaaatggaaaaagtattttccaagactcaacactggcctgtcccaaggagaaaaagtattaatttgaaacttaaacacacgtggggaaactgaacagtctaaccagtagactaagtataagtatatatacttttttgatcctgtgagggaaatttggtctctgcatttatcccaatcggtgaattagtgaaacacaaacagcacacagtgaacacacagtgaggtgaagcacacactaatcccggcgcagtgagctgcctgcaacaacagtggcgctcggggagcagtgaggggttaggtgccttgctcaagggcacttcaaccgcggcccactggtcggggctcgaaccggcaaccctccggttacaagtccagagtgctgaccagtgggccacggctgccctgcggttacaagtccagagtgctaaccagtgggccacggctgccctgcggttacaagtccagagtgctaaccagtgggccacggctgccctgcggttacaagtccagagtgctaaccagtgggcccctctatgataaactagaacattaagctaacgttaggctactttgtttacaatatgtccaggcttcaaccagtgctgcttttcagacttatctgcacatttatttatttgagtgtttgtcatgattgtgttgccatttcttttccctgtttgctttgattgataactgaggtgattaaaatcagaggaaggttaagtttaaaataaaagtgtctatGTGGGAGCACTAAGCGCGAACCAGCCAGGATGCTAACTTcacctacaggagcccagatggccaataatagccttgctaatgagctcacgatttcacttcaccaggcgtgaaaaaaacctcggaatctgaattgaaaacaacgtttacaaccaaatacatttacagaaattatctccataggctacaggttcgaatattaagagatccctaaaattcgttcaaatatctttaatttttaaagagtcaaagccctaacacacacatacacacacacacacacacacaaacgcatatagacatataacacacacacacacacacacacacacacacatataggcatataacacacacacacacacatacacatgaacacacacacacgtatagacATATGTTCAGTAATGAACTCAACTCACCGCTGCCATAGTGATCTCCTTGGCTCTGATTGGTCCTGCTGAAgttgaggcggagcagagtgccATTCCCCCACCCTAGTGCATGCTGGGTAAACTCTGGGCGGAGCTGCAGCCCACTCTGGACCAATAGCGTACTGGACAGCTGAAGCTCCACCCCCTGGCTGGAGTTTCCCATATCCCCCTGGGGCTGAGACAGGAAGTCAGGCAGCTGAGGATCTGAGggcacaggaagtgatgtcacaaCAGGTGGCGTGTGTtctaaaattgtgtgtgtgtgtgtggagtgtatgcatgtgtatgttgtgtttCTGACTATTGTTTtgttatctttgtgtgtgtgtgtgtgtgtgtgtgtgtgtgtgttctgatacTGACTGGTGTTTTGGTATCCCAGGAGGCTTTGCAGTTGCGTGAGTGTGTTGCCGCGGGCTCCCATCATGAGTAGGCGGAGTCCCAGACTGACACTTGCCGGGGACACAAGCAGATTTGACGAGTTCTCCGTCTCCCGTAGCGACGCATACAGCGTCAGCGCGAACTCCCTGTCTCCCAGGTTACTGTCTCCATGGCTACTCTCCAGCAGTCGCAAACAGAGCAGGAGTGATGTCATCAGCAGGCGCCGCATAGTCAGACGATTGAAGTAATATACTGTAGGGAAGCTAAAatcaccacctacacacacaagtacgcacgcgcactcacacaccacacacacacgctcacacacacacacacacacacacacacacacacgcgcacacacgcacgcaccacacacacgctcacacacacacacacacacacgctcacacacacacacacacgcacgcacgcactcacacacacacacacacgcacgcactcacacacacacacacacacacacacacacacacacacacacacacacacacacatcattagaAGAGAGGCACACAAAGCATATTAACATTCACCAtggcatgtgaacacacacacacattacattcacCATggcatgtggacacacacacacattacattcacCATggcatgtggacacacacacacacacacacacacacacacacacacataacattcaCCAtggcatgtgaacacacacacacacacacacacacaaacagaggcaCTGACTTCTAAACCAtgggacagcacacacacacactgacaccaaTTCTTTCAGCC
The sequence above is a segment of the Alosa sapidissima isolate fAloSap1 chromosome 2, fAloSap1.pri, whole genome shotgun sequence genome. Coding sequences within it:
- the serpine3 gene encoding probable serpin E3 isoform X2, whose amino-acid sequence is MRRLLMTSLLLCLRLLESSHGDSNLGDREFALTLYASLRETENSSNLLVSPASVSLGLRLLMMGARGNTLTQLQSLLGYQNTNPQLPDFLSQPQGDMGNSSQGVELQLSSTLLVQSGLQLRPEFTQHALGWGNGTLLRLNFSRTNQSQGDHYGSGADALRWLEGSAGEAGPVALVTALAFRGVWQKQFLSSDTHTLSFSLPDGTHTKVPMMYQATEVNFGQFRLNSEQRYTVLELPYHGHALSLMLALPSDRKTPLWQLEAELSAHTVESWENSLRRTKMDVFLPRFRLLGRLDLRSVLTSLGISDAFDPTAADFRGMSDEEGLYVSEVLHQASMEVTEDGTKAAAATAMMLLKRSRAPVFKADRPFLFLLRHLNTGSILFMGRVLNPAEHPL
- the serpine3 gene encoding probable serpin E3 isoform X1, yielding MAASRKPSGDFSFPTVYYFNRLTMRRLLMTSLLLCLRLLESSHGDSNLGDREFALTLYASLRETENSSNLLVSPASVSLGLRLLMMGARGNTLTQLQSLLGYQNTNPQLPDFLSQPQGDMGNSSQGVELQLSSTLLVQSGLQLRPEFTQHALGWGNGTLLRLNFSRTNQSQGDHYGSGADALRWLEGSAGEAGPVALVTALAFRGVWQKQFLSSDTHTLSFSLPDGTHTKVPMMYQATEVNFGQFRLNSEQRYTVLELPYHGHALSLMLALPSDRKTPLWQLEAELSAHTVESWENSLRRTKMDVFLPRFRLLGRLDLRSVLTSLGISDAFDPTAADFRGMSDEEGLYVSEVLHQASMEVTEDGTKAAAATAMMLLKRSRAPVFKADRPFLFLLRHLNTGSILFMGRVLNPAEHPL